Sequence from the Fusarium oxysporum Fo47 chromosome VI, complete sequence genome:
GCAACTCACAACTATAACACCATGACTGCGAGATAACCAGACTTTTTCGGCATGCCCATAAAGAGCTGCTGCGGTATCAGCGCCTGTATTAGAGACGCCGACAACTACAACGCGTTTGCCCTTGAAGAGCTCTGGTCTATCATCAACGTTAGTCAACTTGCGAGCCAACAGAGACCATAGTGACACACCGTTTGAAGGCCCGTGAATGTAGAACCTCGCCTTCAAATTGCTCCATGCCCTCGACCTTGGGAATATGAGGACGATTGTTTCCGCCCGTCGCCATGATGACCTTGTCGAAATATTCGGGCTCAGAGCCCTGGATGTCTACAACCCACCGATTACGCTCGTCATCGCGTCGCACTTTCTCTACCGATACGCCTAAACGAAGCTTATCACGAAAGTTGAAGTGGTCTACGTAAGACTCAATGTACTCTTCCACTTTGGCGGACGGACAATGGCTTGGTGTGGAGTCTGGGTATGGAAAGTCTGTAAATGCGGCCTACAATAGTCAGCATGTCTGCCAGAACATAAGGTGAATGAGATTTGGTTAGTACCCTTtctttggagatgttgatgatggtacCTCAAGCATGTCAGCGACGCATTCTGTACGGCGGCTTCGAGTTGTGTGCTTACTCGGTAAGACTgatgtcttgtcttgctcgGTGTAATGCCAAAGACCTCCGACATACTCACTACGCTCAAATCCAGTTACGTCGAAGCCGACTTCGAGCATATTCTTGACGGCGACAAGACCGGCGACGCCTGAGTTGTGTCAGTGCCATCTTCAATTGAGATACCCGTAATACCCACCAAGGCCGATGACAGCCACCTTTTGAGGCTGCTTATCCATGTTTACTTGGACTCCAGCACTACATCCTAAACGTAGACTGACAGTAGTGCCTCAGCTTATATACATTTTCATTTTCATGGAAGACCCGGCATCATCTCAGCTGACAGCACAGACCCCATCAAGGTCAGCAGTCAGCCCAACGGAGCATTCCGGCCTAGAGTACTAGCCTAGTAACCTTTGTACCTGGTGGTCACAATTAACCTTAACAGCCGGACATCCGTTGGTGTTTTTGAGAAGCGCCCGCCAGGTCTATATGAGCAAGGATGTGAGTTAATTGAAGCATCTTCCCGATTTCCCAGTATTGTGAAGCATCTCATATCTCAATTGAATAGAAGCGCGGTAAGGTACTTTGAGCTACGGTAGACATCATGTAAGGCGGAATTGGTCCCGCAAACACGCCACCAATAGCTTGATGGCTTGGATCTAATGCGCGATGCTGGAGAGAGATTAGATCGATTAGATAACATGCAATGTTCTTACTGGTGCAGATGCCGAGCTGAACGGCATGCTGTGCGCCATGACCCATGAGCCGGCGTAAAGTCGACCCGACGACCGACTTCGGATCACTAATGAGGCCTGCATTGCATCGAGTTGCGAAAAGGTATATCTCTGTCCATTTCTGTTACTAAATATTACTCAACCGCaaccattctcttcttcccatgTATAAACGCATCGCCCTTGATACTCCATCTATTACATTTTGTGAATCTTATATGATACATATTCATGGCAAAAAGCTTCTAAATCCTTGCCCTTAAAGTGGTAAAGCTGCTTAGAAGCAGTCCACGAGCTACTGTAATCGACACCCCCGCAAGAACGACAATGCCAAGATAGAAGAATGCCAGAGGCTTCGCGCCTACTTTCTCCAACATGATACCGCTCACCGGGTTGGCGATAAGCAGCGATAATCCTACACCAAAGTTGGTAGAGCCTGAGCAATTGTTAGTCTTATCCTCAGATGCTGCTGATGGGATACATACCATAATATCTTGCATAGTCCTTTGGTTCGCATGTATTGCCCACGATGACTGGCGACTGCGCGTAGAAAGATCCTGCCATGAGACCCCAAAGTGCTGAGAACACGTATAGCAGGGCGGCAGATGTCGTGCTGAAAGGGATGAGAACGGCAGACATCAAGATGACGATCAGAACTAGCGTGCCGACCATTGAGTTGATTCCACCGAGGCGATCGCTCAAAAGACCCATGACCAAGCGGCTAATGCATGAGCAACCGCCCATGATTGCAAAAAGAGTATAGCCATCTTGGGCAGTGAATCCAGCACCAGTTGATATAGCTAGGAGCAGACTGCCTATGCCACAGTTCACAAACTCCATCAAGCAGATCCCGCAGGACACAGAAGCGAAGCTGGGGTTCTTCCAAGCCGAGAGATAAAATGCCGGCCCTGACTTCTCAACCTTATCCTGCTTGTTGGTAATGAAGAAAGCAAGCCGTTTGAAGGGTAGGAAACAGACGAATCCTACAATTGTCAAGCAGCTAACCACTATGGCCACAATCCTCATGGACCAAGCCCAACCAAGATTCTCAAACGTTGAGCGAAGAACAAGCGGAAATATGATAGCTCCAAGGGAAGATCCCATAACGGCAGTGCCAATAGCCAAACCTCTTCGTCGAACAAACAACTTTCCCACTACTCCAACAGCAACAGTGCTCTTAATGCCGGTGCCAATACTGCCAAAGACCCCGAGGCATAACATGAACTGCCAGTACGTCTTACACTCTGCCATCAAGGCAAAAGTGGCGGCTGAGCAAATACCACCGACTGCACTTAAAACTCGAGGCCCGTAACGATCGAGCAGAGACCCGTAGAGGAAACTGGGGGCCATGGAGAGAAATAGATAAATACCGGGAATCCAGCCGATTTCACTGACAGAATTGTCTTTTAGTTGATGAAGACTGAAATACGACTGGACTATGCCGATGGAAGCGTTGAAACCTGGGGTTTAGGTGTTAGTTAACTCTGTTAGGGGGAGGGGGTGTTAGAAAGCATCTGATAAAACAGTCCATGTTGAGACAGTTCAACCAGATGTTTCTTGACACCGCTGGGGGGCGTGAGACGAACCAGTGGAGGTTATTAGAAAGAGTAGTGAGCCCAAGACACAGATCCATGCACCCCAGTCTGACTCGTTGTCTTTGACGATTGGCTTAGAAAGCTCGGATGAGGAGCTATTGGAGTCCTCAATCTCGTCTTGTAAAGAAATAGTAACATACGGGGGAGCGCTCTCAACGTCGACGTCGGGGGTCTTTTCCCGACCTTGCGAGTCGGCTTCCTGTTGAGTGACCATTTCCATGAATGCTATGCTGCAGCAAGTATAAAATGGGTTTCATGTGTGCAAGTAGACAAGCCCAAAAACTGATCTTGCAGctgatatatatatactccCTTCGTCTTTAGTTTGGGAAGTAGGAAGTTTGATCAATTCATCATGAAAGCTTATGATTTCTGAGCGAGAGATATGAAAGCTAATACATATTCTCCTCATCTTGAGTGAGTACCCGATGTTATTGAGTTTCAAGAAGCCCCATCTGACAATAATTCTCAGCGAGTAAATTTGATGGAAAAAGAAAGCTTTTGTAGCTAATGCATCAAAAGTTCAAGGATACTGCGGCATTATCTGCCACTATTCTTGTTATAATGTGTGTAAAGTCGATGCACTTATTCCCCAGGTCTGAAGTTTATCCCGCTGACTCGTTGAGGCCTTTCACTTAAGATCTACGGTTGCTATGCTGAGAACACGTGGAAAATAGCGTAGTAAGAAAAGCATTTGGAGATGACCATTTGTAGATATTTTCTCAATTTTCAGGTGCCATTATTTCTAGCACGGAGGCCTATGGTGAGAGCAAGGAAGCTTTTACTTGCTTGGCGAGAATAAATATCCTAAGCAATTTATGTATAACTCATACACCAGGCAGTCAAATTAGAGCGTGTTAATCGGTAATCAATAGCCAATTTAGAAAGTTAGTTTATCCTAATAGCATGTTATTATTTTGCTCAATAACATTATCAGATTGAGTCAAACATGATTGAGCCGCATGCCGAAGCTAAAACGAATCTGACGTTTTCAGAACCAACCAACCACCCAAATCTCACCATCTGACCAATCACATGACCCCATCAAACCACCCAGCCCGGAAACTACGGCATCATACTTTTatcgtcatcaacatcaacatcaacatcaacatcaacatcatgacaAACCCATAGTCACCGCCTCACGTCGCAAAAAGACATGCCACCTCTAAGCGAGACCATCCGAAATGGCATCTCCGACTCGTTGGCGCGTACCCAGCTGTGGCTCAACACGCCTAATGGCCGTGGCGTGCTAAAGTGCACCGTTGCCTACACCATCGCCAGCCTTGCGACTTTTGTACCTTTCTTGGCGAATTTTCTGGGCAAGCCGGAGGGCAAACATGTCGTTGCTACTATTACGGTGTATTTCCACCCTGCGAGGTCGGTGGGGTCGATGATTGAGGCTATTCTTATTGCCGTCGTGGCGGTTGCTTACGCGGAGACGGTTTCGCTGCTTTCTATGGTGACTTCTGTGTTTTTCGGATCGACGATGCATTTGGTAACGCTATCGCATGTCTTGGTTGTTGTGGTGTTTATCGGTGGTGGGTTTGGCTTCATGGGTTGGGTGAAACAAAGGATGCTGAATCCGCTCGTCAACGTCGGCAGTACCCTCGCAGCTCTTGCGATAATCGGTGTCGTGACCAAAGAGAGCCACGTAATGTCGAACGTGTTCTCAAATGAGAAGGTACTTCAGGTATTCAAGATGCTGGTTATGGGCATCACGACGACAACGGCGGTGAACTTGCTTCTTTGGCGAACGAGCGCTCGCACATCACTTCGCGAGACGATGAATCGAGTTTCGATACCGCTAGGAGATATGCTGTACATGATAACGAACAGTTTTCTCAGCGGATCTGAAGAGGGACTTGTGTCGGATGGATTTACGGCGGCATCGACACATTATGCGAAGTCCTATGctcagatgatgaaggatatGAGAGAAGCCAAATTTGAGCACTACTTCCTTGGGCATGAAGAGATTTACGAGCATGAGAGGACTGTTGCCAGATCTATGGAGACCTTGGCACAGGCTTTGGGTGGTTTGAGAAACGCGACGAATACTCAGCTTGAACAGCTCAAGCACCCAAAGCAACTCAGTCCAAAAGCATCAGGAACGGCTTCGCCAAATACCGCACGTCAGCTGTTTGAGCAGTTCAACGAGTCGATCACCATGTCTATGACAGGTGTCCGACAGAACCTCTGCAGAATTCTTCATGAGCCTCAGTTCGGTCAACCTCCCAGCTACGAAATCAACGTCGACGAAGATCTACGGCGCAACTTGATGGACTCGTTGAGTACCTTCGACACAGCCAGATCAGATGCCTTGCAGGGACTCTACGATCGAATTGAACAGATGGCTTCATCCCACGAATCAACGCGCGCTaatcttgaagaagtcgCCGCTGCTTGCGGTCACTTCACCTTCAGTCTTCAATCTTTCGGCGAAGATGTTCTTCAGTACCTCGACGTTCTGGATGATCTCGAGTATGTGATTATACGCAAGAGTCGAAGTTGGAGATGGCTGCTCTGGTGGAAGACTGGTGCTGAAGAAGATCGGAATAAAGCTATCAGATTATTCGAATCTGCAGAGGCTGATACGCTGATGCGAACGAGGCAGAGGTCTGTTAATGTAGCCGATGGCTCAGCTGCTGTTCCTGCGCCAGTGGATTTAAGGACTTGGTATAATGCGCCTGATTTAAACAAGATATTAGGTTGGTTCTGGAGAAATCTGTCTGCGCTTTTTAAGAAGATGGCGCGAGACGATAGTAAGTTTGGTCTTCTCTTTGCTTTCCTCACTCGCTGACTTCAACTAGTTCAATTCGGCCTCAAAGTCGGTATAGGAGCCGCTCTATGGGCCATGCTAGCCTTTCTCGAAGAAACAAGAGAACTTTACACCGAGTGGCGCGGTGAATGGGGTCTTCTGTCCTTCATAATCGTGTGCAGTTTCACAGTTGGAGCTGCAAACACAGTTAGTCTGGCTCGTTTCATCGGTACGCTATTTGGAGCTTTGTTCTCCGTGATCAACTGGAAGATAAGCCATGGTTACGCCTTGGCACTGATCCCTCTTGGCTGGTTGACGAGTTTCATCAACTTCTACCTTGTTATTCAGCATGGCAAGGCTTCTCTTGGACGCATCAGTCTTCTTGCTTATAATGTTTCTACACTGTACGCGTACAGAGTAAAGAGAAAAGCAGATGGGAACGATGCAACGGAAGATGGACAATTCAGTCAACCTGATATCATGGAGATTGCCAAACGCCGAGCCATCGCCGTCACGGCAGGTATTATCTGGGGTCTGGTGGTTTGCCGAGTCATATGGCCTATCTCAGCCCGCCGGAAGTTCAAAGAGAGTCTCTCAGTTCTTCATCTGCAGATGGGTCTTATCTGGAAGCGAGGTCCTCTCACAGTGCTGTTCCGCAGCGAAGGTTCCCAGAGCTATCTCAAGTCTGGTGAACAAGCTGCTCTGCAGAGATATGCTGCGAACCTAGATAGCTTGAGAGTATCAGCTGCGTCAGAGTTTGAGTTGCGAGGCCCTTTCCCAATGGAAGTCTACGGCCGTGTTCTGAAAAGTACCATGCGTatcctcgatggcttctACAACATGAGTCTCGTTGCATGTCGAAAGGGTCACCTCACAGAAGGTGAGAAGGCATTACTTGAGTATACGGCTCGTGAGCGCGCTATTCTTTGCGATCATATCTGCCAAGCCTTCCAGGTAGTTGCCAGTTCCACAATGCTAGAGTATCCTTTCGCCGATGCTACCCCTAGCATCGTGTCGGCACGCGAGAATCTGCTGAGCAGGATCTTTGAGTTCAGAAAGGAACACCCGAGGAGATTAATTAACGAGGGTGGTGAGAGTAGTGATTCAAGTCATTTGCTTGTGGAGGAGAAAGATTATGCGTTGTTATATGCGTATGCGCTTGTCACGGGGCAGGTTGCTGATGAGTTGAGGATGGTTGGAAAGGAGATAGGAAGtttgtttggtgttttggaCGAGGATACCCGGCTCTTGCAGTAATATAGATAGACATTTACgagattatataaggatgCCATCATTTCGTTCGCATATCTTGCCGAATTTCACAAATACTGCACGTCGCAAGAGCGATTTATTCACATACAGATACTCCCATTCTGCAGTATATCTGTCACAACGCTAACATGGGAACCTAAGCAAACTTAATACCAAAACACAGACCTAGAAGTATTAACAAATTAGTTATAAATGGCATGTGTGGCTTAGTTTGTGGGGGTTTAGGAATTCTGCTATCTAGCCACCATTACTACTATAATGTATATAGACATATATAGCATTACTACCAGTCGATACAGTGGCGTAGCTGAAATACCAATAAAGCTTATCTAGGCTAGTATGCGGAGAAAATGAGATTAGAATTAATCTTTTTAACTTAAAACTATAGCAGTGGCGTAGCTGAAATGCCAGTGAAGTTTGTTTAGGCTAGTATGCGGAGAAAATGAGATTAGAATTAACCTTTCTAACTTAAAACTATAGCAGTGGCGTAGCTGAAATACCAATAAAGCACATATACAAAATAAGGTTAAATCTCTAAACTCATTAATAGCATATTGTAATGcctacttatatattataactatatcCATAGTCTTAAACATCTAATAAAAACAGGCTAGTAAGGTTTAATCATGCTCTTAGTGCTTTAGCTGGCTGTATATACTCCCCTATGTCCTACTTGTATTGCAACTAAAACCCTGGCTTAGATTAAATCCTCGCAACAGGGTTATTACAAGCTGACAAGCCCTGATCCGCCTAATTACAAATGTGAGGCACTCTTTGTTCCTATAAATACATTATCTTCCCTCTATTTCTCTAAAGTTGAATGTACACACACTGACACTGTCCTTTGCATATTTCCTTAGTCCCTATATGGACTGTCTACTCCGAGTTATCTCTCTTAAAGTGGCTTCCCtttagccttatataaattatttttttaaaaaGTTGAAATCCATCCTTCTTTGATTATAATCATGAAGCCTCATGAAATTTTCACCACCAAAGACTACGACATCGTCGTTGCTGTCACTTTCGATGCTATTAATAAAGGGCTAAGGAAGttggctgaggctgatgagaagtTCCACACGTAAGTAGAATCGTGTTGAAGTCATAAATAAACGCTGACTAATTAATAAGCATGATCATTGAAATGGCGTTCGACGAGGAGGGCGACCGAATCGGAAAGCTGTATGATGACTGGGAAAAAGTTCCAAAGAACCCCTCCAATAACATTCCGGTTAATACCACAATTCGTGGAACATACATCCCGGCCTTCACTGTTACTGAAAGCGGATGGGCTGTTCAGCTGGGAGTAGAGTTTACTTCCGGAAGTGCATGGTTCCGAGATATCTTTTCTGGCAACATACGACCAGCTCAAGACATCACGGGATGGAAATGGAGCATTCCGATCAGAGTTGGCTTTGCTGAGATTCGAAATGAGAGCGAGGCCGGCCTGGTGCCCGACGTTGTACGAAACCAATTGGAGCATTTCACTTCTCAAGGGTT
This genomic interval carries:
- a CDS encoding major facilitator superfamily domain-containing protein, with translation MEMVTQQEADSQGREKTPDVDVESAPPYVTISLQDEIEDSNSSSSELSKPIVKDNESDWGAWICVLGSLLFLITSTGFNASIGIVQSYFSLHQLKDNSVSEIGWIPGIYLFLSMAPSFLYGSLLDRYGPRVLSAVGGICSAATFALMAECKTYWQFMLCLGVFGSIGTGIKSTVAVGVVGKLFVRRRGLAIGTAVMGSSLGAIIFPLVLRSTFENLGWAWSMRIVAIVVSCLTIVGFVCFLPFKRLAFFITNKQDKVEKSGPAFYLSAWKNPSFASVSCGICLMEFVNCGIGSLLLAISTGAGFTAQDGYTLFAIMGGCSCISRLVMGLLSDRLGGINSMVGTLVLIVILMSAVLIPFSTTSAALLYVFSALWGLMAGSFYAQSPVIVGNTCEPKDYARYYGSTNFGVGLSLLIANPVSGIMLEKVGAKPLAFFYLGIVVLAGVSITVARGLLLSSFTTLRARI
- a CDS encoding Fusaric acid resistance protein-like-domain-containing protein; translation: MPPLSETIRNGISDSLARTQLWLNTPNGRGVLKCTVAYTIASLATFVPFLANFLGKPEGKHVVATITVYFHPARSVGSMIEAILIAVVAVAYAETVSLLSMVTSVFFGSTMHLVTLSHVLVVVVFIGGGFGFMGWVKQRMLNPLVNVGSTLAALAIIGVVTKESHVMSNVFSNEKVLQVFKMLVMGITTTTAVNLLLWRTSARTSLRETMNRVSIPLGDMLYMITNSFLSGSEEGLVSDGFTAASTHYAKSYAQMMKDMREAKFEHYFLGHEEIYEHERTVARSMETLAQALGGLRNATNTQLEQLKHPKQLSPKASGTASPNTARQLFEQFNESITMSMTGVRQNLCRILHEPQFGQPPSYEINVDEDLRRNLMDSLSTFDTARSDALQGLYDRIEQMASSHESTRANLEEVAAACGHFTFSLQSFGEDVLQYLDVLDDLEYVIIRKSRSWRWLLWWKTGAEEDRNKAIRLFESAEADTLMRTRQRSVNVADGSAAVPAPVDLRTWYNAPDLNKILGWFWRNLSALFKKMARDDIQFGLKVGIGAALWAMLAFLEETRELYTEWRGEWGLLSFIIVCSFTVGAANTVSLARFIGTLFGALFSVINWKISHGYALALIPLGWLTSFINFYLVIQHGKASLGRISLLAYNVSTLYAYRVKRKADGNDATEDGQFSQPDIMEIAKRRAIAVTAGIIWGLVVCRVIWPISARRKFKESLSVLHLQMGLIWKRGPLTVLFRSEGSQSYLKSGEQAALQRYAANLDSLRVSAASEFELRGPFPMEVYGRVLKSTMRILDGFYNMSLVACRKGHLTEGEKALLEYTARERAILCDHICQAFQVVASSTMLEYPFADATPSIVSARENLLSRIFEFRKEHPRRLINEGGESSDSSHLLVEEKDYALLYAYALVTGQVADELRMVGKEIGSLFGVLDEDTRLLQ